The following are encoded together in the Girardinichthys multiradiatus isolate DD_20200921_A chromosome X, DD_fGirMul_XY1, whole genome shotgun sequence genome:
- the LOC124862673 gene encoding sarcalumenin-like isoform X1 produces the protein MKGTVSICCLLTLLFLQATAEVEEFDPVLRDKSHIDETLRLATEEKAADYAAAIQKLRKIYHSSIKPMEQTYKYNELRQHEISAYPGRTLGDSATDGEITSKPMVLFLGPWSVGKSSMINYLLGLHDSPYQLYTGAEPTTSEFTVIMHGEKIRSVEGIVMAADSSRSFSPLEKFGQNFLEKLIGIEMPHKLLERVTFVDTPGIIENRKQQERGYPFNDVCQWFIDRADLIFVVFDPTKLDVGLELEMLFRQLKGRESQIRIILNKADNLATQDLMRVYGALFWSLAPLINVTEPPRVYVSSFWPYDYAPDTSRELFKREEISLLEDLNQVIENRMENKIAFIRQHAIRVRIHALLVDRYVQTFKEKMSFFSDPELVFQEIVDEPDKFYIFKSILAKTNVSKFDLPNRDAYRDFFGINPITNFKPLTSQCSYIGGCLLDKIEKAITNELPALLSGINSGKQPGLSSCEVTGCGEKPKNRYRKN, from the exons AGGTGGAAGAATTTGACCCTGTCCTAAGAGATAAATCCCACATTGATGAGACACTGCGGCTTGCAACAGAGGAAAAAGCAGCAGACTATGCCG CGGCTATACAGAAGTTGCGGAAGATCTACCATTCGTCCATCAAACCAATGGAGCAGACCTACAAGTACAACGAGCTGAGGCAGCATGAGATTTCAG CATATCCTGGACGAACCCTGGGCGACTCGGCCACAG ATGGAGAGATCACCTCCAAGCCCATGGTGCTGTTCCTTGGACCCTGGAGTGTGGGAAAGTCCTCAATGATCAATTACCTCCTGGGCTTGCACGACAGCCCATATCAGCTCTACACAG GTGCTGAGCCCACTACCTCTGAGTTTACTGTTATAATGCACGGGGAGAAAATCCGCTCTGTAGAAGGTATTGTCATGGCAGCAGACAGCTCTCGCTCTTTTTCTCCCCTTGAAAAGTTTGGCCAAAACTTCCTGGAAAAGTTAATCGGCATTGAGATGCCCCACAAGCTGCTGGAACGAGTGACTTTTGTGGACACACCGGGAATCATAGAGAACCGAAAGCAGCAGGAAAGAG GTTATCCTTTCAATGATGTTTGCCAATGGTTCATTGACCGTGCTGATCTCATCTTTGTTGTGTTTGACCCAACCAAGCTGGATGTTGGTCTTGAGCTCGAGATGCTGTTCCGACAGTTGAAAGGCCGGGAGTCACAGATCCGCATCATCTTGAACAAGGCGGACAACCTGGCCACGCAGGACTTAATGAGAGTCTATGGAGCCCTCTTTTGGAGTTTGGCTCCACTCATTAATGTTACTGAACCACCGCGTGTCTATGTCAGCTCCTTTTGGCCATATGATTACGCCCCAGACACCAGTCGAGAACTCTTCAAGAGAGAGGAAATCTCCCTCCTGGAAGATCTCAACCAGGTGATTGAGAACCGAATGGAGAACAAGATTGCCTTCATCCGCCAACACGCCATCCGTGTACGCATCCACGCCCTGCTTGTGGACCGTTACGTCCAGACCTTCAAAGAGAAGATGAGCTTCTTCAGTGATCCTGAACTGGTCTTCCAGGAGATTGTGGATGAGCCGgacaagttttacatttttaaatccatTCTAGCCAAGACCAACGTCAGCAAGTTTGACCTACCCAACCGAGATGCTTACCGTGACTTCTTTGGCATCAATCCAATCACTAACTTCAAGCCCCTGACATCTCAATGTTCCTACATTGGAGGCTGCCTGTTAGATAAGATTGAGAAAGCAATCACCAATGAGCTGCCTGCTCTGCTGAGCGGCATTAACTCTGGCAAGCAGCCTGGCTTGTCGTCCTGTGAGGTTACTGGCTGTGGTGAAAAGCCAAAAAATCGCTACCGAAAGAACTGA
- the LOC124862673 gene encoding sarcalumenin-like isoform X2, which translates to MKGTVSICCLLTLLFLQATAEVEEFDPVLRDKSHIDETLRLATEEKAADYAAAIQKLRKIYHSSIKPMEQTYKYNELRQHEISDGEITSKPMVLFLGPWSVGKSSMINYLLGLHDSPYQLYTGAEPTTSEFTVIMHGEKIRSVEGIVMAADSSRSFSPLEKFGQNFLEKLIGIEMPHKLLERVTFVDTPGIIENRKQQERGYPFNDVCQWFIDRADLIFVVFDPTKLDVGLELEMLFRQLKGRESQIRIILNKADNLATQDLMRVYGALFWSLAPLINVTEPPRVYVSSFWPYDYAPDTSRELFKREEISLLEDLNQVIENRMENKIAFIRQHAIRVRIHALLVDRYVQTFKEKMSFFSDPELVFQEIVDEPDKFYIFKSILAKTNVSKFDLPNRDAYRDFFGINPITNFKPLTSQCSYIGGCLLDKIEKAITNELPALLSGINSGKQPGLSSCEVTGCGEKPKNRYRKN; encoded by the exons AGGTGGAAGAATTTGACCCTGTCCTAAGAGATAAATCCCACATTGATGAGACACTGCGGCTTGCAACAGAGGAAAAAGCAGCAGACTATGCCG CGGCTATACAGAAGTTGCGGAAGATCTACCATTCGTCCATCAAACCAATGGAGCAGACCTACAAGTACAACGAGCTGAGGCAGCATGAGATTTCAG ATGGAGAGATCACCTCCAAGCCCATGGTGCTGTTCCTTGGACCCTGGAGTGTGGGAAAGTCCTCAATGATCAATTACCTCCTGGGCTTGCACGACAGCCCATATCAGCTCTACACAG GTGCTGAGCCCACTACCTCTGAGTTTACTGTTATAATGCACGGGGAGAAAATCCGCTCTGTAGAAGGTATTGTCATGGCAGCAGACAGCTCTCGCTCTTTTTCTCCCCTTGAAAAGTTTGGCCAAAACTTCCTGGAAAAGTTAATCGGCATTGAGATGCCCCACAAGCTGCTGGAACGAGTGACTTTTGTGGACACACCGGGAATCATAGAGAACCGAAAGCAGCAGGAAAGAG GTTATCCTTTCAATGATGTTTGCCAATGGTTCATTGACCGTGCTGATCTCATCTTTGTTGTGTTTGACCCAACCAAGCTGGATGTTGGTCTTGAGCTCGAGATGCTGTTCCGACAGTTGAAAGGCCGGGAGTCACAGATCCGCATCATCTTGAACAAGGCGGACAACCTGGCCACGCAGGACTTAATGAGAGTCTATGGAGCCCTCTTTTGGAGTTTGGCTCCACTCATTAATGTTACTGAACCACCGCGTGTCTATGTCAGCTCCTTTTGGCCATATGATTACGCCCCAGACACCAGTCGAGAACTCTTCAAGAGAGAGGAAATCTCCCTCCTGGAAGATCTCAACCAGGTGATTGAGAACCGAATGGAGAACAAGATTGCCTTCATCCGCCAACACGCCATCCGTGTACGCATCCACGCCCTGCTTGTGGACCGTTACGTCCAGACCTTCAAAGAGAAGATGAGCTTCTTCAGTGATCCTGAACTGGTCTTCCAGGAGATTGTGGATGAGCCGgacaagttttacatttttaaatccatTCTAGCCAAGACCAACGTCAGCAAGTTTGACCTACCCAACCGAGATGCTTACCGTGACTTCTTTGGCATCAATCCAATCACTAACTTCAAGCCCCTGACATCTCAATGTTCCTACATTGGAGGCTGCCTGTTAGATAAGATTGAGAAAGCAATCACCAATGAGCTGCCTGCTCTGCTGAGCGGCATTAACTCTGGCAAGCAGCCTGGCTTGTCGTCCTGTGAGGTTACTGGCTGTGGTGAAAAGCCAAAAAATCGCTACCGAAAGAACTGA